In Nitrospirota bacterium, the following are encoded in one genomic region:
- the cydB gene encoding cytochrome d ubiquinol oxidase subunit II, translating into METFWYIVVAGMLAVYVALDGFDFGVGLLHPFVARTEPERRATLASIGPVWNGNEVWLLASGGLLFFAFPRAYAAGFSGFYLALVLVLWLLIGRGLALELRAHLDHPLWRQFWDWVFAGASGLLAIVFGAALGNLIRGVPLNREGYFFVALWTDFATGPEPGILDWYTLLMGLSSAAILALHGANYLAMKTEGELASRADGLGRLLGWIALALTLLSLLAIPIVQPRLRLNYAAHPVGYLFPAAGLLALAATLALRRRRRDAAAFAASSLFILAMLASVAWGVYPNVLIATTDPAHNLTIFNATAGAYGLEVGLWWFVVGFALVVAYQVYAHRSFWGKVRPDLDSH; encoded by the coding sequence GTGGAGACCTTCTGGTACATCGTGGTGGCGGGGATGCTGGCCGTCTACGTGGCGCTCGACGGCTTCGACTTCGGAGTCGGCCTGCTCCACCCGTTCGTCGCCCGGACGGAGCCGGAGCGGCGGGCAACGCTGGCCTCGATCGGGCCGGTCTGGAACGGCAACGAGGTGTGGCTGCTCGCGAGCGGCGGGCTGCTCTTTTTCGCCTTCCCCAGGGCCTATGCGGCCGGGTTCAGCGGGTTTTACCTGGCCTTGGTGCTCGTGCTCTGGCTCCTGATTGGACGGGGGCTCGCGCTGGAGCTGCGCGCCCACTTGGACCATCCGCTGTGGCGGCAGTTCTGGGACTGGGTGTTCGCCGGTGCCAGCGGCCTGCTCGCGATCGTGTTCGGCGCGGCCCTGGGCAACCTGATTCGCGGGGTGCCGTTGAACCGCGAGGGCTATTTTTTCGTGGCGCTCTGGACGGACTTCGCGACGGGGCCGGAGCCGGGCATTCTGGACTGGTACACCCTGCTCATGGGGCTCTCAAGCGCCGCGATCCTGGCCCTGCACGGCGCGAACTACCTGGCCATGAAGACGGAGGGCGAGTTGGCCAGCCGTGCGGACGGCCTGGGACGGCTGCTGGGCTGGATCGCGCTCGCGCTCACGCTCCTTTCGCTCCTCGCGATCCCGATCGTGCAGCCCCGGCTTCGGCTGAACTACGCCGCCCATCCGGTCGGCTACCTCTTTCCCGCCGCCGGTCTCCTCGCGCTGGCCGCCACGCTGGCGCTGCGCCGGCGGCGGCGCGACGCGGCAGCCTTTGCCGCCTCCAGCCTGTTCATCCTCGCGATGCTCGCAAGCGTCGCCTGGGGGGTCTATCCGAACGTCCTCATCGCCACGACCGACCCGGCCCACAACCTCACGATCTTCAACGCAACCGCCGGCGCCTACGGTCTGGAGGTCGGCCTCTGGTGGTTCGTCGTCGGCTTCGCGCTCGTCGTCGCCTATCAGGTCTATGCCCACCGGTCCTTCTGGGGCAAGGTCCGGCCCGATCTCGACTCCCATTGA
- a CDS encoding TfoX/Sxy family protein: MNTDSFKDFVLDQMSDLPGVVCRAMFGGYGLYREEVFFGILHKGRLYLKTDTATAGAYRERGMKPFRPNATQTLKTYYEVPVEVLEDQEALVAWADRASRCRPEKKSGRRTVRRAKR, encoded by the coding sequence ATGAACACCGACTCGTTCAAGGACTTCGTGCTCGATCAGATGAGCGACCTGCCGGGCGTCGTCTGCCGGGCCATGTTCGGCGGGTACGGACTCTATCGGGAGGAGGTCTTCTTCGGGATCCTCCACAAGGGACGCCTGTACTTGAAAACCGATACCGCCACCGCCGGCGCCTATCGGGAACGGGGCATGAAGCCCTTCCGGCCGAACGCGACGCAGACGCTCAAGACCTACTATGAGGTGCCGGTGGAGGTCCTGGAGGACCAAGAGGCGCTCGTCGCCTGGGCCGACCGGGCCAGCCGGTGCCGGCCGGAAAAGAAGTCTGGGCGGCGAACCGTCCGCCGGGCGAAGCGGTGA
- a CDS encoding DUF488 domain-containing protein, translating into MPVPPATPGDRTARIWTVGHSTRPIKEFVGLLKAHGIALLVDVRTTPYSRRNPQFNMGLLKQSLEEAGLAYRHLPSLGGRRKSRPDSPNRGWRSAGFRGYADYMQAVPFQDGLAELMKLAESTRTAVMCAEAVPWRCHRQLIADALVTRGWTVLHILGKEEAAAHSLTPFAKVNGDTLTYPAGSSSENEPGLFP; encoded by the coding sequence ATGCCTGTGCCGCCTGCCACGCCCGGTGACCGGACGGCTCGCATCTGGACCGTCGGCCATTCGACCCGTCCGATCAAGGAATTCGTCGGTCTGCTCAAGGCGCACGGGATCGCGCTCCTCGTGGACGTCCGCACCACTCCCTACTCCCGCAGGAATCCGCAGTTCAACATGGGGCTGCTCAAGCAAAGTCTGGAAGAAGCGGGCCTCGCGTACCGGCACCTCCCCTCGCTGGGCGGCCGCCGCAAGAGCCGGCCCGATTCCCCCAACCGGGGCTGGCGGAGCGCCGGCTTCCGCGGCTATGCGGACTACATGCAGGCCGTCCCCTTCCAGGATGGGTTAGCCGAGTTGATGAAGCTAGCTGAGAGCACCAGGACTGCCGTCATGTGCGCCGAGGCCGTGCCCTGGCGGTGCCACCGGCAACTCATCGCGGACGCCCTAGTCACCCGGGGCTGGACCGTCCTCCACATTCTCGGGAAGGAGGAGGCGGCTGCGCACAGCCTCACGCCCTTCGCCAAGGTGAACGGCGACACCCTGACCTATCCGGCCGGGTCTTCGTCCGAGAATGAGCCTGGGTTGTTTCCGTGA
- a CDS encoding CBS domain-containing protein: protein MLVRDVMSTGVVTARATDTLRSVVIKMLSRHCGAIPVVDEGNRLVGIVAMRDIMLPLYPNYGDYIHDNVHSRDFVAMEAGYPEVLAKHVDEVMTRNPLTVSPGDPILQAASYMGLKNFRRIPVVEQGRLVGMVSIGDINRGLFFAQQAALRTAV, encoded by the coding sequence ATGCTGGTACGCGACGTCATGTCAACGGGGGTCGTGACGGCCCGGGCGACGGACACGCTGCGCTCGGTCGTCATCAAGATGCTGAGTCGGCACTGCGGAGCCATTCCGGTGGTGGATGAGGGAAATCGCCTGGTCGGCATCGTCGCCATGCGCGACATCATGCTGCCGCTCTATCCCAATTACGGCGACTACATCCACGACAACGTGCACAGCCGGGATTTCGTGGCGATGGAGGCCGGCTATCCGGAGGTGCTCGCCAAGCACGTGGACGAGGTGATGACGCGCAATCCGCTCACCGTCTCGCCCGGCGATCCGATCCTCCAGGCCGCTTCGTACATGGGGCTCAAGAACTTTCGACGGATTCCCGTCGTGGAGCAAGGCCGGCTCGTCGGGATGGTGAGCATCGGAGACATCAACCGCGGCCTGTTCTTTGCCCAGCAGGCGGCCTTGCGAACCGCAGTCTGA
- a CDS encoding DUF2784 domain-containing protein: MAYRALADLVVLLHLAFVLFVVFGGFLVLRWQGLAWLHVPAALWGAAIEFGGWICPLTPLENWLRVQGGESGYGGGFVDHYLLPTLYPEGLTRELQLVLGLIVIVINLSVYWLLWHRLRRTSRN; the protein is encoded by the coding sequence GTGGCGTATCGGGCGCTGGCCGACCTGGTGGTCCTGCTCCACTTGGCTTTCGTGCTCTTCGTGGTCTTCGGCGGATTCCTGGTCCTACGCTGGCAGGGGCTCGCCTGGCTGCACGTCCCGGCGGCCCTGTGGGGCGCGGCCATCGAATTCGGCGGGTGGATCTGCCCGCTCACCCCGCTGGAGAACTGGCTGCGCGTGCAGGGCGGCGAGAGCGGGTACGGCGGGGGCTTCGTGGACCACTACCTCCTGCCGACCCTCTATCCGGAGGGCCTCACGCGGGAGCTGCAGCTCGTCCTGGGCCTGATCGTGATCGTCATCAACCTTTCCGTGTACTGGCTCCTCTGGCACCGCCTCCGCCGCACCTCCCGCAACTGA
- a CDS encoding heme-binding protein, whose product MSLRLTLVSACTVLTLSLLGTGARAEDLPKESVLPLALAQKAASAALDKCTKDGYRVSVAVVDRAGVLRVLLRGDGAGPHTTDSSRKKAYTAASLRRPTSELAELIAKVPTLQALREMNRNVLILGGGLPIEVGGEVVGGIGVGGAPGAHLDDACSQAGLDSIGAAKKIPAPK is encoded by the coding sequence ATGAGCCTGCGACTCACCCTGGTCTCGGCCTGCACGGTCCTGACGTTGAGCCTGCTCGGCACCGGGGCCCGAGCCGAGGACCTGCCCAAAGAATCCGTGCTGCCCCTGGCCCTGGCTCAGAAGGCGGCGTCTGCCGCGCTGGACAAGTGCACGAAGGACGGCTACAGGGTCAGCGTGGCGGTGGTGGACCGGGCCGGCGTGCTGCGCGTGCTCCTGCGGGGCGATGGGGCCGGCCCCCACACGACGGACAGCAGCAGGAAGAAGGCCTATACGGCCGCCAGCCTCCGCCGGCCCACGAGCGAGCTGGCCGAGCTGATCGCCAAGGTGCCCACCCTCCAAGCCCTGCGGGAGATGAACCGGAACGTGCTGATTTTGGGCGGTGGCCTCCCGATCGAGGTCGGCGGGGAGGTCGTCGGGGGGATCGGGGTGGGCGGCGCGCCGGGGGCCCATCTGGACGATGCCTGCTCGCAGGCGGGGCTGGACAGCATCGGCGCGGCGAAGAAGATTCCGGCGCCGAAATAG
- a CDS encoding aldo/keto reductase produces MDRNDQSPFFWKSVNRRQVLKGLGLAGAAAALTGPWTLARALAEAPTAPKPATGDLPYRPLGRTGVDVSVLCLGGAHLGRADSEAEAVRIVHEAMDQGLTFMDNAWEYHGGRAEEWMGRALEGRRHKAFLMTKVCSHGRDKKVAMEQLEQSLRRLRTDYLDLWQIHEVIYEDDPDRHFMPGGAVEALLDARKQGKVRFIGFTGHKDPKVHLKMLARDFPFDTCQLPLNVFDGTYRSFEQEVLPILNQRRIAPLAMKTLSGNGEPIKQRIVTVEEALRYVLSLPVASIVSGIDSREVLRQNLAIARRFTPMSAQEMAALRTRVARYAADGRFELFKSSRNYDGRIGREQHNLQS; encoded by the coding sequence ATGGACCGGAACGATCAGTCTCCATTCTTCTGGAAATCCGTCAACCGCAGGCAGGTGCTCAAGGGCCTGGGACTGGCCGGCGCCGCCGCGGCCCTCACCGGCCCCTGGACCCTGGCCCGCGCGCTGGCCGAGGCGCCTACCGCCCCCAAGCCGGCCACCGGCGACCTGCCCTACCGCCCGCTGGGCAGAACCGGGGTGGACGTGTCCGTCCTCTGCCTGGGCGGCGCGCACCTGGGCCGGGCCGACAGCGAGGCGGAGGCGGTCCGGATCGTCCACGAAGCGATGGACCAGGGGCTCACCTTCATGGACAACGCCTGGGAGTACCACGGAGGCCGGGCCGAGGAATGGATGGGCAGAGCCCTGGAGGGACGGCGCCACAAGGCGTTCCTCATGACCAAGGTCTGCTCGCACGGTCGGGACAAGAAAGTGGCCATGGAGCAACTGGAGCAGTCGCTGCGGCGGCTGCGGACCGACTACCTGGATCTGTGGCAGATTCACGAAGTGATCTACGAGGACGACCCGGACCGGCACTTCATGCCGGGCGGCGCGGTGGAGGCCCTGCTCGACGCCAGGAAGCAGGGGAAGGTCCGGTTCATCGGCTTCACGGGCCACAAGGACCCGAAAGTCCACCTCAAGATGCTGGCCCGCGACTTTCCGTTCGACACCTGCCAGCTCCCGCTGAACGTCTTCGACGGAACCTACCGGAGCTTCGAGCAGGAGGTGCTGCCCATCCTCAACCAGCGCAGGATCGCGCCGCTCGCCATGAAGACCCTGAGCGGGAACGGCGAGCCGATCAAGCAGCGGATCGTCACGGTGGAGGAGGCCCTGCGCTACGTCCTGAGCCTGCCGGTCGCTTCGATCGTGAGCGGAATTGATTCGCGCGAGGTGCTCCGCCAGAACCTGGCCATCGCCCGCCGCTTCACGCCCATGAGCGCCCAGGAGATGGCCGCGCTCCGCACCAGGGTGGCCCGCTACGCGGCGGACGGACGCTTCGAACTGTTCAAGTCCTCACGGAACTACGATGGCCGGATCGGGCGCGAGCAGCACAACCTCCAGTCCTGA
- a CDS encoding CoA-binding protein encodes MAGSGASSTTSSPETIRRILADCRTIVVVGLSANPTRPSYEVAAYMQQQGRRVIPVNPLEVPVLGETAYPSLDAVPGPVDLVSVFRKSEEAGAVVDQAIGIGAKAVWLQEGIVDEAAAQRAERAGLLVVMDRCWKKEHRKRAKSLPS; translated from the coding sequence ATGGCCGGATCGGGCGCGAGCAGCACAACCTCCAGTCCTGAGACGATCCGGCGCATCCTGGCCGACTGCCGCACCATCGTCGTCGTGGGCCTTTCGGCCAATCCCACCCGCCCTTCCTACGAGGTGGCCGCCTACATGCAGCAGCAGGGGCGCCGGGTGATCCCCGTCAACCCGCTCGAGGTCCCCGTGCTCGGTGAGACCGCCTACCCGTCGCTCGACGCGGTGCCAGGCCCGGTCGATTTGGTCTCCGTGTTCCGGAAATCGGAGGAGGCGGGGGCCGTGGTGGACCAGGCGATCGGGATCGGCGCCAAGGCCGTCTGGCTCCAGGAGGGGATCGTGGACGAGGCGGCGGCGCAGCGGGCCGAGCGGGCCGGGCTCCTCGTCGTCATGGACCGCTGCTGGAAGAAGGAGCACCGGAAGCGGGCAAAGTCTCTGCCCTCGTGA
- a CDS encoding multidrug efflux SMR transporter — translation MQSWLILIAAIVLEVAGTVSMKLAEGFTRLVPSILIFVFYGLSFVALTVSLKTIDVSVAYAVWSGLGTALIAGIGVWYFREPVTLLKLVSLLFIIVGVVGLNLGGAKH, via the coding sequence ATGCAGAGTTGGCTGATCCTGATCGCGGCGATCGTATTGGAGGTGGCGGGGACCGTCTCGATGAAGCTGGCCGAGGGCTTCACGCGGCTCGTCCCCTCGATACTCATCTTTGTCTTTTACGGCCTGTCCTTCGTGGCGCTGACGGTTTCGCTCAAGACGATTGACGTGAGCGTCGCCTACGCGGTCTGGTCCGGACTGGGCACGGCGCTGATCGCGGGGATCGGGGTCTGGTACTTCCGGGAGCCGGTCACCCTGCTCAAACTTGTGAGCCTCCTCTTCATCATCGTCGGCGTCGTGGGTCTGAACCTGGGCGGTGCGAAGCACTGA
- a CDS encoding VOC family protein has protein sequence MITSMAFTVYPVKEMARARAFYEGVLGLRLSHHFQYDRYEWVEYDLGDSTFAVTTMDMGHPPGAKEAVVGFETTDLDAFVATLKERSMPFVLDVFATPVCRMAVIEDPDGNHLVIHKRHSHLQSSPKVRQGQRTI, from the coding sequence ATGATCACCTCTATGGCATTTACCGTCTATCCGGTCAAGGAGATGGCGCGGGCGCGAGCCTTCTATGAAGGCGTCCTGGGCCTGCGGCTCAGCCATCACTTCCAGTACGATCGGTATGAGTGGGTCGAGTACGACCTGGGCGACTCGACCTTCGCCGTCACGACGATGGACATGGGGCACCCGCCGGGAGCCAAGGAAGCCGTCGTCGGCTTCGAGACCACGGACCTCGACGCCTTCGTCGCGACGCTCAAGGAGCGATCCATGCCCTTCGTCCTCGACGTGTTCGCCACCCCCGTCTGCCGCATGGCCGTCATCGAGGACCCGGACGGGAATCACCTGGTGATCCACAAACGGCACAGCCACCTCCAGTCCTCCCCTAAGGTGCGCCAAGGCCAGCGCACCATTTGA
- a CDS encoding Crp/Fnr family transcriptional regulator has product MSETPVSKKLWYLKHIRLFSGLSPIELQEMERMTRMQEVKKRQPLYLPGDPSSNVYLLKQGRVKIASTAPSGKEVTFEILEPGDVFGELEVLEHSPRETAAEALDDTLICVIQREDFERYLATHPTVSGKLTKLIGLRLRKIQSRVEDLVFRDVPARLAHLLLELSKTEGVPDGTGVRLRAKLTHQEMANLIGCSRETVSTTIGQFREQGLIRIDGRSLTILQAQRLSRLVS; this is encoded by the coding sequence ATGAGCGAGACTCCGGTCTCGAAGAAGCTTTGGTATCTCAAGCACATTCGTCTTTTTTCCGGCCTCAGCCCGATTGAGCTCCAGGAAATGGAGCGCATGACCCGGATGCAGGAAGTCAAAAAGCGCCAGCCCCTCTATCTGCCCGGTGATCCCAGCAGCAACGTGTACCTCCTCAAGCAGGGACGTGTCAAAATTGCGAGCACTGCGCCCAGCGGCAAGGAAGTGACGTTTGAAATACTCGAGCCGGGGGACGTGTTTGGAGAGTTGGAGGTGTTGGAACACTCGCCACGGGAAACCGCGGCCGAAGCCCTGGACGACACCCTTATTTGCGTCATCCAGCGTGAGGACTTCGAGCGTTATCTGGCGACTCATCCCACTGTAAGCGGCAAACTCACGAAGCTGATCGGGTTGAGACTCCGGAAGATCCAAAGCCGCGTTGAAGATTTGGTTTTTCGCGACGTGCCTGCGCGTCTGGCCCATCTGCTGCTGGAGTTGAGCAAGACCGAGGGGGTACCCGACGGAACCGGCGTCCGCCTCCGCGCTAAGCTAACCCACCAGGAGATGGCCAATCTGATCGGCTGCAGCCGGGAGACGGTCAGCACCACCATCGGGCAATTTCGTGAGCAGGGTCTTATCCGGATCGACGGCCGATCCCTTACGATCCTCCAGGCCCAACGGCTCTCTCGTCTGGTCTCCTAA
- a CDS encoding carboxymuconolactone decarboxylase family protein yields the protein MKSDGERLFEELRRLSPKVTGGLLRMRQEAYRDGAVPARYKLLAALAVSIAIRCEPCIRAYVRMAYDKGVSQEEFIEFLEVAMTMQGCPGEEWALKAYAAYKERADSQPPPVEVACCTSNSDPDASQGGHEA from the coding sequence ATGAAATCCGATGGAGAACGGTTGTTCGAAGAGCTGCGACGTCTGAGTCCGAAGGTGACCGGAGGCCTGTTGCGGATGCGGCAGGAAGCCTATCGAGACGGCGCGGTTCCCGCCAGGTATAAGCTGCTGGCTGCGTTGGCTGTCTCGATCGCGATTCGCTGCGAGCCCTGCATCCGGGCCTATGTTCGCATGGCCTACGACAAGGGGGTCTCGCAAGAGGAATTCATCGAATTCCTGGAAGTGGCCATGACGATGCAGGGCTGCCCCGGCGAGGAATGGGCGCTGAAAGCCTACGCGGCCTATAAAGAACGGGCCGACAGTCAACCGCCTCCGGTCGAGGTTGCCTGCTGCACAAGCAACAGTGATCCGGATGCGTCCCAGGGAGGACACGAGGCATGA
- the merF gene encoding mercury resistance system transport protein MerF: MNRKRLVTFGLVGAALTALCCFTPVLAGLLGLVGLGVVTGYLDYVLLPTLAGFLGLALYGLLSRKGKDVFNCCAGREQDRIGRT; the protein is encoded by the coding sequence TTGAACCGGAAACGTCTTGTGACGTTCGGTTTAGTTGGAGCAGCGTTGACCGCTCTGTGCTGTTTTACACCGGTCCTGGCAGGGCTGTTGGGGCTCGTCGGGTTGGGAGTGGTCACCGGCTATCTCGACTATGTGCTGCTCCCCACCCTGGCCGGATTTCTTGGCTTGGCCCTCTATGGCCTGCTATCGCGAAAGGGAAAGGATGTATTCAACTGCTGTGCAGGCAGGGAACAGGACCGGATTGGAAGGACTTGA
- a CDS encoding glutaredoxin — MGLVKSLACPSCDVQIYDLREGCATNECRDRARRYGVTAVPAVAVNGVLLDCCRREPITADRLRAAGIGQP, encoded by the coding sequence GTGGGACTCGTGAAGTCGCTGGCCTGCCCGAGCTGCGACGTGCAGATCTATGACCTGCGAGAAGGCTGTGCGACGAACGAGTGCCGGGACAGGGCGAGGCGCTATGGAGTTACTGCAGTCCCGGCCGTCGCGGTGAACGGCGTCTTGCTCGATTGCTGCCGGCGGGAGCCGATCACGGCCGATCGGTTGAGGGCTGCAGGGATTGGACAGCCGTAA
- a CDS encoding heavy metal-responsive transcriptional regulator gives MATERTIGQLADMIGVNVQTLRYYERLKLLTPSARKSSGYRLYGSAEVLRLRFIKNAQALGFTLQEIAELLDLRVSSTARCGDVQRKAQAKLKQVEAKMRDLRALARALQSLVTACHAGQPTDQCPILQTLERKERKRSYGHDKTTR, from the coding sequence ATGGCGACGGAGCGTACGATCGGTCAGTTGGCAGATATGATCGGGGTCAACGTCCAGACCTTGAGGTACTACGAGCGGCTGAAGCTGCTCACTCCGTCGGCTCGGAAGTCATCAGGCTATCGGCTGTACGGGTCCGCTGAGGTCCTCCGCCTGCGGTTCATCAAGAACGCCCAGGCGCTGGGTTTCACGTTACAGGAGATCGCGGAATTGTTGGACCTGAGGGTCAGCTCGACGGCTCGTTGTGGGGATGTCCAAAGGAAAGCGCAGGCGAAATTGAAGCAGGTGGAGGCCAAGATGCGCGATCTGCGCGCCCTCGCGCGAGCGCTTCAAAGCTTGGTCACGGCCTGCCATGCGGGGCAGCCGACGGATCAATGCCCGATTCTCCAAACCTTGGAACGGAAAGAAAGGAAGCGGAGTTATGGACACGACAAAACGACTCGTTGA
- a CDS encoding methyltransferase domain-containing protein — protein sequence MTREALMGNDTITQQVSERYARAVTTGEQMCCPTGYDFDDLRRFVPEEVLKVSYGCGTPAGLRTVRPGETVLDIGSGGGIDCFEALRRVGPTGLVIGLDMTDEMLALARRHAPVVAANLGHPTPNVEFRKGLADAMPVEDGTIDLIISNCVINLAPDKPRVFREMYRSLKPGGRFTISDIVSDQPLPQYLVHDTEKWGNCLSGALQVADYLDGLRQAGFLGIHQVTFTPWQVIDGIRFLSLTLTGYKLPEQPEPNGARFATLRGPFSRAVDELGQVYLRGVPQAVNARTAHLLHTPPFDGLFLLTDTPVALDASDPHWTAILPEQASCIWEGHFALFTGPLLEVCDDDQHCYVRGQPLEICSKTLKVLRHEAYAGHFAVINRAQSAVTGAAVSCNPSGSCC from the coding sequence ATGACCAGAGAGGCACTTATGGGAAACGACACGATCACGCAACAGGTGAGCGAACGGTACGCCCGGGCCGTCACGACGGGCGAGCAGATGTGCTGTCCCACCGGCTACGACTTCGACGACCTGCGCCGGTTCGTCCCCGAGGAGGTGCTCAAGGTTTCCTACGGCTGCGGCACGCCGGCCGGCCTCCGGACCGTGAGGCCCGGCGAGACCGTGCTCGACATCGGCTCCGGCGGCGGGATCGACTGTTTCGAGGCCCTGCGGCGCGTGGGCCCGACCGGCCTGGTGATCGGCCTCGACATGACCGACGAGATGCTGGCGCTGGCCCGGCGCCACGCGCCGGTGGTCGCCGCGAACCTGGGCCACCCGACCCCCAACGTGGAGTTCCGCAAGGGATTGGCGGACGCCATGCCGGTCGAAGACGGGACCATTGACCTCATCATCTCGAACTGCGTCATCAACCTGGCCCCGGACAAGCCCAGGGTCTTCCGCGAGATGTACCGGAGCCTCAAGCCTGGCGGCCGGTTCACGATCTCCGACATCGTCTCGGATCAGCCGCTCCCTCAGTACCTGGTGCACGACACGGAGAAGTGGGGCAATTGCCTGTCCGGCGCCCTGCAGGTGGCCGACTACCTGGACGGGTTGCGCCAGGCCGGCTTCCTGGGCATCCACCAGGTCACGTTCACCCCCTGGCAGGTCATTGACGGCATCCGCTTCCTGTCCCTCACGCTGACCGGCTACAAGCTGCCGGAGCAGCCGGAGCCCAACGGCGCCCGGTTCGCCACGCTGCGCGGCCCCTTCAGCCGCGCGGTGGACGAGCTGGGGCAGGTCTATCTCCGCGGCGTGCCGCAGGCCGTCAATGCCCGGACGGCGCACCTGCTGCACACGCCGCCGTTCGATGGTCTGTTCCTGTTGACCGATACCCCGGTGGCCCTGGATGCCTCCGACCCGCACTGGACGGCCATCCTGCCGGAGCAGGCCTCCTGCATCTGGGAGGGCCACTTCGCCCTGTTCACCGGCCCGCTCCTGGAGGTCTGCGACGACGACCAGCACTGTTACGTTCGTGGCCAGCCGCTGGAGATCTGCTCGAAGACGTTGAAGGTCCTGCGGCACGAGGCCTACGCGGGCCATTTCGCCGTCATCAACCGGGCTCAGTCGGCCGTCACCGGCGCGGCGGTCTCCTGCAACCCCAGCGGGAGTTGCTGCTGA
- a CDS encoding metalloregulator ArsR/SmtB family transcription factor, whose product MTTRSQTSRTLSTGECAGVMRAMGDATRLHILESLLAREKCVSDLVAETRHTQPHVSHHLRILREAGLIEGIREGKRICYRISPKIRMLLEERRGKALDFGCCRISFPGTVLESSGR is encoded by the coding sequence ATGACCACCCGAAGCCAGACCAGTCGGACCCTGTCCACCGGCGAGTGCGCCGGCGTCATGCGGGCGATGGGCGACGCAACCAGGCTGCACATCCTGGAATCGCTGCTCGCCCGAGAGAAGTGCGTCAGCGACCTGGTAGCCGAGACCCGGCACACGCAGCCGCATGTCTCCCACCACCTGCGCATCCTGCGGGAAGCCGGACTGATCGAGGGCATTCGGGAGGGGAAACGCATCTGCTACCGCATCTCACCGAAGATTCGGATGCTCTTGGAAGAGCGGCGGGGGAAGGCCCTCGACTTCGGCTGCTGCCGGATCAGCTTTCCAGGGACCGTCCTCGAATCCTCCGGCCGATGA